Proteins found in one Paenibacillus borealis genomic segment:
- a CDS encoding ABC transporter ATP-binding protein encodes MSERLNTEQLSIGYAEAMIVKGLNLSLPTGKITALVGANGSGKSTILKTMARIMKPKSGSVMLDGKSIHNLSTKEVAKQLAILPQNPTAPDGLTVSELVGYGRYPHQKGFGTMTPEDRSIIANAIEVTGMTEFHDRPIDRLSGGQRQRAWIAMALAQQTDILFLDEPTTFLDMAHQLEVLQLLQKLNEEEGRTIIMVVHDLNHASRYAQHMVAIKSGNVISEGAPVDVMTPGVLREVFGIEADIVPDPRTGVPLCLPYELAAYKAAGL; translated from the coding sequence ATGTCGGAACGTTTGAATACAGAACAGCTGAGTATCGGATACGCAGAGGCGATGATTGTAAAGGGGCTGAACCTGTCGCTTCCCACAGGGAAGATTACGGCACTGGTTGGAGCGAACGGCTCAGGTAAATCTACTATCCTGAAGACGATGGCGCGCATCATGAAGCCGAAGAGCGGCAGCGTCATGCTCGACGGCAAATCCATTCATAACCTGTCCACCAAAGAGGTGGCCAAGCAGCTGGCGATTCTGCCGCAGAATCCTACTGCACCTGACGGTCTGACAGTATCTGAGCTGGTTGGTTACGGCCGCTACCCGCATCAGAAGGGCTTCGGCACAATGACACCTGAAGACCGCAGCATCATCGCTAATGCAATCGAAGTTACCGGCATGACAGAGTTCCACGACCGTCCGATTGACCGGCTCTCCGGCGGACAGCGTCAGCGGGCCTGGATTGCAATGGCTTTGGCACAGCAGACAGATATTCTATTCCTTGACGAACCGACGACATTCCTGGATATGGCCCATCAGCTGGAGGTACTGCAGCTGCTGCAGAAGCTGAACGAGGAAGAAGGCCGGACAATTATCATGGTTGTACATGATTTGAACCATGCCTCCCGTTATGCGCAGCATATGGTAGCGATCAAATCCGGCAATGTAATCAGTGAAGGAGCGCCGGTTGATGTAATGACTCCGGGAGTCCTGCGTGAAGTGTTCGGCATTGAAGCTGATATTGTACCAGATCCGCGTACCGGAGTGCCGCTGTGCCTTCCTTACGAACTGGCCGCGTACAAGGCAGCCGGACTGTAA
- a CDS encoding (2Fe-2S)-binding protein, with translation MNDLLIKEFGNKFDLHPEEPEGALHSFAAIDLVQEQGMRAFVDTYGPLMKALDDKAAAAYFGGYLSNLALAVQYSVTGLSIVPDLSLMNLSIHLIPADGYCRIAFSLHEWKTEQGPEAEQGREVWRNDVFARFYQETAGPLVRSISQVSGLSLGEIWGQMPSKFNYYVDSFAAGLTDPKMLNRIEADYGYLKDEMSAEVFQMPRNPFHVKVRRIESLTDPEQTVQMRNRCCMYYRTEGGRLCYTCPRMKEGERAERREEFRSERAAAGK, from the coding sequence ATGAACGATCTATTGATTAAGGAATTCGGCAACAAGTTTGATCTTCATCCTGAAGAACCGGAGGGAGCCCTGCACTCTTTTGCTGCGATTGATCTGGTGCAGGAGCAAGGCATGAGGGCATTTGTGGACACTTACGGGCCGCTAATGAAAGCACTGGACGATAAAGCGGCTGCTGCATATTTCGGCGGCTATCTGTCCAATCTTGCACTTGCGGTTCAGTATTCAGTTACAGGATTATCAATCGTTCCCGATCTCAGCCTCATGAATTTGAGTATTCATCTCATACCTGCAGACGGATATTGCCGGATTGCCTTCTCCCTTCACGAGTGGAAGACGGAGCAGGGGCCTGAGGCAGAACAGGGCAGGGAAGTGTGGCGTAATGATGTATTTGCCCGTTTCTATCAAGAAACTGCCGGGCCGCTGGTACGCAGCATTTCACAGGTGAGCGGTCTATCGCTCGGCGAGATCTGGGGACAGATGCCGTCCAAATTCAATTATTATGTGGATTCCTTTGCAGCCGGACTTACAGATCCTAAGATGCTTAATCGGATTGAAGCAGATTACGGCTATCTGAAAGACGAAATGTCTGCTGAAGTATTCCAGATGCCCCGGAATCCGTTTCATGTGAAGGTGCGGAGGATTGAATCACTCACGGATCCGGAGCAGACTGTACAGATGCGCAACCGCTGCTGTATGTATTACCGGACTGAAGGCGGCCGTCTCTGCTATACCTGTCCCCGGATGAAAGAGGGGGAGCGGGCTGAGAGAAGGGAAGAATTCCGTTCAGAGCGTGCTGCGGCCGGGAAATAG
- the queC gene encoding 7-cyano-7-deazaguanine synthase QueC: MNKKALVVFSGGQDSTTCLVWALQQFQEVQVVTFNYNQRHAAEIEVAKEIAAKFGVKQHILDLGLLNQLAPNALTRDDIEIAAGEGEELPSTFVDGRNLLFLSFAAILAKQLGYSNIITGVCQTDFSGYPDCRDVFVKSLNVTLNLSMDYEFVIHTPLMWLDKKETWKMADELGYFDYIREQTLTCYNGIIGSGCGTCPACLLRQRGLEQYEAERQGAGL; encoded by the coding sequence ATGAATAAAAAAGCACTGGTCGTCTTCAGCGGCGGCCAAGACAGCACGACCTGCCTGGTATGGGCTTTGCAGCAGTTCCAGGAGGTTCAGGTTGTTACTTTTAATTATAATCAGCGGCATGCCGCTGAGATTGAAGTCGCCAAGGAGATTGCCGCTAAGTTTGGGGTGAAGCAGCATATTCTGGATCTGGGACTGCTGAATCAGCTGGCCCCGAACGCTCTGACCCGGGACGATATCGAAATCGCTGCCGGTGAAGGGGAGGAGCTCCCGAGCACATTTGTAGATGGGCGGAACCTGCTGTTCCTGTCCTTTGCAGCGATTCTGGCCAAACAGCTGGGCTATAGCAACATCATCACCGGTGTCTGCCAGACGGACTTCAGCGGATATCCGGACTGCCGGGATGTGTTTGTAAAATCACTGAATGTTACCCTCAATCTGTCGATGGATTATGAGTTCGTGATTCATACCCCGCTGATGTGGCTGGACAAAAAAGAAACCTGGAAAATGGCCGATGAGCTTGGGTACTTCGACTATATCCGCGAGCAGACACTGACCTGCTATAACGGGATCATCGGCAGCGGCTGCGGCACCTGCCCGGCATGTCTGCTGCGCCAGCGCGGCCTTGAGCAATATGAGGCGGAGCGCCAGGGGGCGGGTCTGTAA
- the murB gene encoding UDP-N-acetylmuramate dehydrogenase has translation MNIDNIYEDLQQLVTAGSLKRHENLKDLVYTRMGGRADIWAAPATYDEIQRISTYAHDHHIPLTVLGNGSNVIIRDGGIRGIVLQTSDMTEMGIRDGLLYAQCGAKIIDASRYALEQELTGLEFACGIPGTVGGALYMNAGAYGGEVKDVLQSALVINKDGQLVIMQGDQLQWGYRKSIFASGEYIVLEARFALQPGDPAAIKSSMDELTYLRESKQPLEYPSCGSVFKRPPGRYAGQLIQESGLQGTRIGGAEVSRKHAGFIVNADNATASDYIGLIQHVRATVKDKFNVELETEVEILGEEV, from the coding sequence ATGAATATTGACAACATATATGAGGACTTGCAGCAGCTGGTCACAGCAGGCTCGCTGAAGCGCCACGAGAATCTTAAGGATCTGGTATATACCCGCATGGGCGGTCGAGCGGATATTTGGGCCGCACCCGCTACTTACGATGAAATTCAGAGAATATCTACATATGCGCATGATCATCATATACCGCTTACGGTACTCGGAAACGGCTCGAATGTCATTATCCGGGACGGGGGCATCCGCGGCATTGTGCTTCAGACCTCTGACATGACGGAAATGGGCATCCGGGACGGATTGCTCTACGCGCAGTGCGGGGCGAAGATTATCGACGCTTCGAGGTATGCGCTGGAGCAGGAGCTGACGGGTCTGGAGTTCGCCTGCGGTATTCCCGGAACGGTAGGCGGGGCGCTGTATATGAATGCGGGAGCTTACGGCGGTGAGGTTAAGGATGTGCTGCAAAGTGCACTTGTAATCAACAAGGACGGACAGCTCGTGATTATGCAGGGCGATCAGCTTCAGTGGGGATACCGCAAAAGCATCTTTGCCAGCGGAGAGTATATTGTGCTGGAGGCCAGATTTGCGCTTCAGCCGGGTGATCCTGCGGCGATCAAGTCCTCCATGGATGAGCTGACCTATCTCCGTGAATCCAAACAGCCGCTGGAATATCCCTCATGCGGCAGTGTATTCAAGCGGCCGCCGGGCCGTTATGCCGGCCAGCTGATTCAGGAGAGCGGACTGCAGGGGACCCGCATCGGCGGAGCAGAGGTATCGCGCAAGCATGCCGGATTCATCGTTAATGCGGATAATGCGACGGCAAGTGATTATATCGGACTGATTCAGCATGTGCGTGCAACAGTTAAGGATAAATTCAATGTTGAGCTGGAGACGGAAGTTGAGATTCTCGGCGAAGAAGTATAA
- a CDS encoding FecCD family ABC transporter permease translates to MVSSTRSTLNPSTAAGDKPVRSRPVAAVTILLLGSAAIVFGLMLSVSLGAADIRLVTVWEAVFRFNPELAQHQVIRELRIPRALAGALVGACFAVAGSIMQGMTRNPLADSGLLGLNAGAGVGLALAFAFAPSLSFMYIMIYCFIGAAVASLLVFGIGSLSHSGLTPLRLTLAGAAVSAMLLAVSQGVAILFHLSQDIAFWMAGGIGGANWTQLKIMFPWVAAALIGSLVLSRSITLLSLGRDVAAGLGQRTRLVQTAGMIIVVILAGAAVSTVGPIAFVGLMIPHITRYLVGVDYRWIIPCSAVLGSILIIFADIAARMINAPYETPIGALIAVIGVPFFIYLASKRKGEL, encoded by the coding sequence ATGGTTTCATCCACACGTTCTACGCTTAATCCTTCAACTGCTGCAGGGGACAAGCCCGTCAGGTCCCGGCCGGTAGCTGCAGTCACCATTCTACTGCTGGGGAGTGCCGCGATCGTCTTTGGCCTGATGTTATCCGTATCGTTAGGGGCAGCGGATATCCGGCTGGTTACCGTATGGGAAGCTGTGTTCCGCTTCAATCCGGAGCTGGCGCAGCACCAGGTCATCCGGGAGCTGCGGATTCCCCGGGCTCTGGCCGGAGCGCTGGTCGGTGCATGTTTTGCGGTTGCCGGTTCGATTATGCAGGGAATGACCCGCAATCCGCTGGCCGATTCCGGACTGCTGGGACTTAACGCCGGAGCCGGCGTCGGCCTGGCATTGGCGTTCGCCTTTGCGCCTTCGCTCTCATTCATGTATATCATGATCTACTGCTTCATCGGAGCGGCAGTAGCATCACTGCTGGTCTTCGGCATCGGTTCGCTGTCACACAGCGGGCTGACCCCGCTTCGCCTGACCCTTGCGGGTGCAGCAGTCAGTGCCATGCTGCTGGCGGTCAGCCAGGGCGTCGCGATTCTGTTCCACCTCTCCCAGGATATCGCATTCTGGATGGCAGGCGGGATTGGCGGAGCGAACTGGACCCAGCTTAAGATTATGTTTCCTTGGGTCGCTGCAGCATTAATCGGGTCTTTGGTGCTCTCTCGTTCTATCACGCTGTTAAGCCTGGGCCGGGATGTTGCCGCAGGACTGGGACAGCGTACACGGCTGGTACAGACCGCAGGGATGATCATTGTGGTCATTCTTGCCGGAGCGGCGGTCTCGACGGTGGGGCCGATTGCTTTTGTCGGATTAATGATTCCGCATATTACACGTTATCTCGTTGGGGTGGATTACCGCTGGATTATTCCTTGCTCGGCTGTACTCGGCAGCATTCTCATTATCTTTGCCGATATCGCTGCGAGAATGATTAATGCGCCTTATGAAACACCAATTGGGGCCCTGATTGCTGTAATCGGTGTACCGTTCTTCATCTATCTGGCCAGCAAGCGCAAGGGGGAGCTGTAA
- a CDS encoding ZIP family metal transporter: MWGALMWGAISGSAVLLGALLALFLSIPNKLIGFIMAFGTGVLIGAAAYELLEDSASDGGLAPTIIGFTAGALVFTLFDWYISRKGGAGRKRSARASGKTESKGGSGLAIFAGTVLDAIPESIMIGASLIAGQGVSLLLVIAIFISNIPEGLSSTAGLKQDGYGKRKIMLLWLGVLVISTAASGAGYSFMDHASGYTEALIASFAGGGIIAMVSSSMMPEAYEDGGPLTGFIAAMGLLCSLILDQL, translated from the coding sequence ATGTGGGGTGCATTGATGTGGGGAGCCATTTCCGGCTCTGCTGTATTACTCGGGGCACTGCTGGCGTTGTTCCTGTCCATTCCAAACAAGCTGATCGGATTCATTATGGCCTTTGGAACAGGCGTACTGATTGGTGCAGCTGCTTATGAGCTGCTGGAGGATTCCGCGAGTGACGGCGGGCTGGCCCCGACGATCATCGGTTTTACTGCGGGAGCGCTGGTATTCACGCTGTTTGACTGGTATATCTCGCGAAAAGGCGGCGCCGGCCGCAAACGCTCAGCCAGAGCTTCAGGGAAGACGGAGAGTAAAGGCGGCAGCGGCCTGGCTATTTTTGCCGGAACCGTACTGGATGCTATTCCTGAGTCGATCATGATCGGAGCAAGCCTGATTGCCGGCCAAGGTGTAAGTCTGCTGCTGGTCATCGCTATTTTTATCAGCAATATTCCGGAAGGGTTGTCGAGCACGGCAGGGCTGAAGCAGGACGGCTACGGCAAAAGAAAAATTATGCTGCTGTGGCTCGGCGTTCTGGTTATTTCCACCGCAGCTTCGGGAGCCGGCTATTCGTTTATGGACCATGCAAGCGGATATACGGAGGCGCTGATTGCTTCTTTTGCCGGGGGCGGAATTATCGCGATGGTCTCCTCCAGCATGATGCCTGAAGCCTATGAGGACGGCGGACCGCTTACGGGATTTATTGCTGCCATGGGGCTGCTGTGCTCGCTGATTCTGGATCAGCTGTGA
- the queD gene encoding 6-carboxytetrahydropterin synthase QueD → MQGEVSVCKIFTFDAAHQLIGHKGKCSNLHGHTYKLEVVLKGVPSLEHGQSDEGFVIDFSDIKATVKQLVVDRLDHAFLAMGNEPVLETLTATGSKVALLSFRTTAENMSAYIAYELKRASLPVYSVKLWETPTSWAEVLAADIPEEGPSYRLYGGCDHE, encoded by the coding sequence ATGCAGGGTGAAGTATCTGTCTGCAAAATATTCACCTTCGATGCTGCCCATCAGCTGATCGGACACAAGGGGAAATGCAGCAATCTGCACGGGCATACGTACAAGCTGGAAGTTGTGCTGAAGGGCGTTCCGTCCTTGGAGCACGGCCAGTCGGATGAGGGGTTTGTCATCGATTTCAGCGATATCAAAGCGACCGTGAAGCAGCTTGTAGTCGACCGTCTGGATCATGCTTTTCTGGCCATGGGCAATGAGCCTGTATTGGAGACACTTACGGCTACCGGCTCCAAGGTGGCGCTGCTGTCGTTCCGCACGACGGCGGAGAACATGTCAGCATACATCGCTTATGAGCTGAAGCGGGCTTCATTGCCGGTGTACTCGGTTAAGCTGTGGGAGACTCCGACCTCCTGGGCAGAGGTGCTGGCTGCAGATATTCCGGAAGAGGGACCGTCTTATCGTCTGTACGGAGGCTGCGACCATGAGTAA
- a CDS encoding FecCD family ABC transporter permease yields MLVPSAKARRTREASILALLGVLIVVIFIVSMNTGFMRLSPLDVLHTLLGEGTQQQKLILFDFRLPRIVISLLIGAGFAVSGSILQGLSRNALAEPSTLGINAGAGFAVLIFISFVPATTAAPIFVLPLLALAGAALTATLIYFLSYRRADGLSPTRLILIGIAVGAGIYAFQLILSLRLDPQNYQFVAIWLAGKIWGGDWRFVLALLPWILTLLPFAFYKARVLNVLNLGDETSKGLGLPLERERLLLAAAVALAGACVSVSGGIGFVGLIAPHLARRLVGPRHQIMLPAAALIGALLLLTADTIGRWILQPTEIPTGIVVAIIGAPYFLYLLAKSKA; encoded by the coding sequence ATGTTAGTACCCTCTGCTAAAGCGCGCCGCACCAGAGAAGCCAGCATTTTAGCGCTGCTTGGCGTACTTATCGTTGTTATTTTTATAGTCAGTATGAATACCGGCTTCATGCGCTTATCACCACTAGATGTTCTACATACTCTACTCGGAGAAGGAACCCAACAGCAGAAGCTGATTCTGTTTGATTTCCGGCTGCCGCGTATAGTGATCTCACTGCTCATCGGGGCGGGCTTCGCAGTATCCGGATCTATTCTGCAAGGCCTGTCGCGCAATGCTCTTGCTGAACCCTCAACCTTAGGGATAAACGCCGGAGCGGGTTTTGCAGTGCTGATCTTCATCTCATTTGTCCCGGCAACCACGGCAGCACCAATCTTTGTTCTTCCGCTGCTGGCGCTGGCAGGTGCAGCTCTTACGGCCACACTGATCTACTTCCTCTCCTACCGGAGAGCAGACGGACTCTCGCCTACACGGCTTATCCTAATCGGGATTGCCGTAGGTGCCGGCATTTATGCTTTTCAGCTGATCCTGTCATTAAGGCTGGACCCGCAGAATTATCAGTTCGTAGCCATCTGGCTGGCCGGCAAAATCTGGGGCGGAGACTGGCGGTTCGTGCTGGCACTGCTCCCCTGGATATTGACCCTGCTGCCGTTCGCATTCTACAAAGCCCGGGTGCTTAACGTACTGAACCTGGGGGATGAAACCTCCAAGGGACTTGGCCTGCCGCTGGAGCGGGAACGTCTGCTGCTGGCCGCCGCTGTTGCTCTCGCAGGTGCCTGTGTCTCGGTAAGCGGGGGCATCGGCTTTGTTGGACTGATTGCACCGCATCTGGCGCGCAGGCTTGTAGGCCCGCGGCATCAGATCATGCTGCCGGCTGCTGCTTTGATCGGCGCGCTGCTGCTGCTTACGGCAGATACCATCGGACGCTGGATTCTGCAGCCTACAGAGATCCCTACGGGTATTGTTGTGGCGATCATTGGAGCCCCGTACTTTTTATATCTTTTGGCTAAATCGAAGGCTTAA
- the queF gene encoding preQ(1) synthase, whose translation MSEGRLKEEMQEVTLLGNQGTKYKFGYAPEILEAFDNKHPGRDYFVKFNCPEFTSLCPVTGQPDFGVMYISYIPDIKMVESKSLKLYLFSFRNHGDFHEDCVNIIMNDLISLMEPRYIEVWGKFTPRGGISIDPYCNWGRPGTKYEAMAEHRLMNHDLYPEKVDNR comes from the coding sequence ATGTCAGAAGGCAGACTGAAAGAGGAAATGCAGGAGGTTACCCTGCTGGGCAACCAAGGTACGAAGTATAAGTTCGGCTATGCTCCGGAGATTCTGGAGGCGTTCGATAACAAGCATCCCGGCCGTGATTATTTTGTCAAATTCAACTGCCCGGAGTTCACCAGCCTGTGTCCCGTTACCGGACAGCCGGATTTCGGTGTGATGTACATCTCGTATATTCCAGATATCAAAATGGTTGAATCCAAATCCCTGAAGCTCTATCTGTTCAGCTTCCGCAATCACGGGGATTTCCATGAAGACTGTGTCAACATTATTATGAATGATCTGATCTCGCTGATGGAGCCCCGTTACATCGAAGTCTGGGGCAAGTTCACGCCGCGCGGCGGCATTTCCATCGATCCTTACTGCAACTGGGGGCGCCCGGGGACCAAATATGAGGCCATGGCCGAGCACCGGCTGATGAATCATGACCTGTATCCGGAGAAAGTGGATAACCGTTAA
- the queE gene encoding 7-carboxy-7-deazaguanine synthase QueE, protein MSKIPVIEMFGPTIQGEGAVIGVKTMFVRTYGCDYRCSWCDSAFTWDGSAKDKVTMMEPQEILAGLLELAGENFNCVTISGGNPALIGEAIGEFITLLHERGIQAAIETQGSRWQDWFNDVDVLTISPKPPSSGMKTDWDKLHEIMLRVGNHGKAAHSLKVVVFNQEDYEYARKVHFKYPEVPLFLQPGNDNVTEEGDISGRLLGRLEWLFNLVIADPQMNRARVLPQLHALIWHNKRGK, encoded by the coding sequence ATGAGTAAAATACCTGTTATTGAAATGTTCGGCCCGACCATCCAGGGGGAAGGGGCAGTCATTGGCGTCAAAACGATGTTCGTCCGCACCTACGGCTGCGATTACCGCTGCAGCTGGTGTGACTCCGCCTTCACCTGGGATGGCTCGGCGAAAGATAAAGTAACGATGATGGAACCCCAGGAGATTCTCGCCGGGCTGCTTGAGCTGGCAGGTGAGAATTTCAATTGCGTAACCATCTCCGGAGGCAATCCGGCGCTGATCGGGGAGGCCATAGGCGAATTCATCACCCTGCTCCACGAACGCGGTATCCAGGCGGCTATCGAGACACAGGGCAGCCGTTGGCAGGATTGGTTTAACGATGTTGATGTGCTGACGATCAGCCCCAAGCCGCCAAGCTCAGGGATGAAGACTGACTGGGATAAGCTGCATGAGATCATGCTTAGAGTCGGTAACCATGGTAAGGCTGCTCATAGCCTGAAGGTGGTTGTATTTAACCAGGAGGATTATGAATATGCCCGGAAGGTACATTTCAAGTACCCGGAGGTCCCGCTGTTTCTTCAGCCGGGCAACGACAATGTCACGGAGGAAGGCGACATTTCAGGCCGTCTGCTGGGCCGGCTGGAATGGCTGTTCAATCTGGTAATTGCCGACCCGCAGATGAACCGGGCGCGGGTGCTGCCGCAGCTGCATGCGCTGATCTGGCATAATAAACGCGGTAAGTAG